From a region of the Haloferax volcanii DS2 genome:
- a CDS encoding sodium:calcium antiporter — protein MASVPILVGFTVVGAILAWKGGDMLVQASDRLGAYYGLPAIVQGAIIAAVGSSFPELSSIVIATLRYQSFDIGVGAVVGSAVYNILIIPAVSALVGEGQRLASNRDLVYKEAQFYLLSIAVLVLTFSLAVIYRPAADTAGLDGFVTRPLACIPLGLYGLYLFMQYHDTLEHRAGLTAVVDGVNPKREWLALGGSLAVILVGAELLVRAAVGLGDAFGTSPFLWGLTVVAAGTSLPDTFVSVGAARQGNAPMSLANVFGSNVFALLVALPVGILVAGGAVIAFEEVVPMMSFLTGASVVFFAVLRTEMALTRGEAYVLLGTYALFVAWLVAESLGVTGVLG, from the coding sequence GTGGCATCAGTTCCGATTCTCGTCGGGTTCACAGTCGTCGGGGCGATTCTCGCGTGGAAGGGCGGCGACATGCTCGTGCAGGCCTCGGACCGGTTGGGCGCGTACTACGGACTCCCCGCCATCGTGCAGGGGGCTATCATCGCCGCCGTGGGGTCGAGCTTCCCCGAGCTATCGAGTATCGTCATCGCCACGCTCCGGTACCAGTCGTTCGACATCGGGGTCGGTGCGGTCGTCGGGTCGGCCGTCTACAACATCCTCATCATCCCGGCCGTGTCGGCGCTGGTCGGTGAGGGCCAGCGGCTCGCCTCGAACCGCGACTTAGTCTACAAGGAAGCGCAGTTCTACTTGCTTTCTATCGCCGTCCTCGTGCTCACGTTCTCGCTTGCGGTCATCTACCGCCCCGCCGCCGACACCGCGGGCCTCGACGGGTTCGTCACGCGCCCGCTGGCGTGCATCCCGCTCGGGCTGTACGGGCTGTATCTGTTCATGCAGTACCACGACACGCTGGAGCACCGCGCCGGACTCACCGCCGTCGTCGACGGCGTGAACCCGAAACGCGAGTGGCTCGCACTCGGCGGGTCGCTCGCGGTCATCCTCGTCGGAGCCGAACTGCTCGTCCGCGCGGCGGTCGGTCTCGGCGACGCCTTCGGCACGTCGCCGTTCCTCTGGGGGCTGACGGTCGTCGCCGCCGGCACGAGCCTGCCGGACACCTTCGTCAGCGTCGGAGCCGCTCGGCAGGGCAACGCGCCGATGAGCCTCGCCAACGTCTTCGGGAGCAACGTCTTCGCGCTCCTCGTCGCCCTCCCCGTCGGCATCCTCGTCGCCGGGGGCGCGGTCATCGCGTTCGAGGAGGTCGTTCCGATGATGAGCTTCCTCACGGGCGCGTCGGTCGTCTTCTTCGCCGTCCTCCGGACCGAGATGGCGCTGACGCGCGGCGAGGCGTACGTCCTCCTCGGAACCTACGCGCTGTTCGTCGCGTGGCTGGTCGCAGAGAGCCTCGGCGTGACGGGCGTTCTCGGCTGA
- a CDS encoding GNAT family N-acetyltransferase, whose amino-acid sequence MHLRPLPEEHRETYREFLNYAFRPENGPDWSDERLPDPESYRPRGFYEAPPDAPVEDLDAADLRTVCAFHDFTARVRGEWHPLPGISAVASPPEARRQGHVAAMLDALLAEFRDTGRYLSALWPFEYAFYRRFGWATASNYAKTTVPPDELGAVAADPAGEFVRLDAGDWERVKDVSAAAATEDLAVDRSEGWIRHRLFRGWDDDPFVYGWERDGDLRGYVVYDVTGDWESRTLSVDELVAADAEARAHLFRFLRDHDSQVDEVVLSSEHESSRLIDDLTDPRAATVELKPGPMVRIVDVPAALEAVSFPADAACDLVLAVEDGRCDWNDGPFSLIVADGAASVESVGRDADPDATVEIGALSQLIVGARAVEALARTDRLSVADAEAADALASVFTERDRYLREGF is encoded by the coding sequence ATGCACCTCCGTCCCCTCCCCGAGGAGCACCGCGAGACGTACCGCGAGTTCCTCAACTACGCCTTCCGGCCCGAGAACGGCCCCGACTGGTCGGACGAGCGACTGCCCGACCCGGAGAGCTACCGCCCGCGGGGGTTCTACGAAGCCCCACCCGACGCGCCCGTCGAGGACCTCGACGCGGCCGACCTGCGGACGGTGTGTGCCTTCCACGACTTCACGGCCCGCGTCCGCGGCGAGTGGCACCCGCTCCCCGGTATCTCGGCGGTCGCCTCACCTCCGGAGGCGCGCCGACAGGGCCACGTCGCCGCGATGCTCGACGCCCTCCTCGCGGAGTTCCGCGACACCGGCCGGTATCTCTCGGCGCTCTGGCCGTTCGAGTACGCTTTCTACCGCCGGTTCGGCTGGGCGACGGCGAGCAACTACGCGAAGACGACGGTGCCGCCCGACGAACTCGGGGCGGTCGCCGCCGACCCGGCCGGGGAGTTCGTCCGACTCGATGCCGGCGACTGGGAGCGGGTCAAAGACGTATCCGCGGCCGCGGCGACCGAAGACCTCGCGGTGGACCGAAGCGAGGGCTGGATTCGCCACCGGCTGTTCCGCGGGTGGGACGACGACCCGTTCGTCTACGGCTGGGAGCGAGACGGCGACCTCCGCGGCTACGTCGTCTACGACGTGACCGGCGACTGGGAGTCGCGGACGCTGTCCGTGGACGAACTCGTCGCCGCCGACGCCGAGGCCCGCGCCCACCTGTTTCGGTTCCTCCGGGACCACGACTCGCAGGTCGACGAGGTCGTCCTCTCGTCGGAACACGAATCCTCCCGGCTCATCGACGACCTGACCGACCCGCGGGCGGCGACGGTCGAACTCAAGCCCGGCCCGATGGTCCGCATCGTGGACGTGCCGGCCGCCCTCGAAGCCGTCTCGTTCCCCGCCGACGCCGCCTGCGACCTCGTCCTCGCGGTCGAAGACGGCCGGTGCGACTGGAACGACGGCCCGTTCAGCCTCATCGTCGCCGACGGCGCGGCGAGCGTCGAATCGGTTGGCCGCGACGCCGACCCCGACGCGACCGTCGAAATCGGGGCGCTCTCGCAACTCATCGTCGGCGCGCGGGCCGTCGAGGCGCTCGCTCGCACCGACCGCCTCTCGGTCGCTGATGCGGAGGCGGCCGACGCCCTCGCCTCGGTGTTCACAGAGCGGGACCGCTACCTGCGCGAGGGGTTCTGA